The Culex quinquefasciatus strain JHB chromosome 2, VPISU_Cqui_1.0_pri_paternal, whole genome shotgun sequence genome contains the following window.
aggtgaactttatcaaaaatgtagaattcgatttttaattttgttttgcatctgaaaatgatttttgaaattttgtttttttcattttttgtgttttcaaaaaatggtacctgattttgcaccatcctaaaGTTTAGCGCAAAAGATGCCTTATTAAGttccttaaaatatatttaaaaaaatgtatttagggGGATCATGAacctgtattttttaaaaaatgatgaaaaagcatgaaaatttcgcttggtttgatacccatattgcatattttaaaaatttgagtattttaaaaaatacggtaatttgtgaaaattttagtattttcaaaaaaaatctaataaattgaaagcatacaaaatttcatttcgtttgattcccctttttgcaaattttttaaaatttgagtactttcgaaaaaatacggtattttgtgaaaattttagaattaaaaaaaactctaataatgtGAAAAAGTATGCaacatttcgcttcgtttggtactgtatattttgataattttgtttgGTGTTgtatattttgataatttgagtattttcgaaaaatacggtaaattgtaaaaattttagtattatcCAAAAAAgctctaataaattgaaaaagcatacgaaatttcaattcgtttgatacccatattgcaaattttgaaaatttgagtattttcgaaaaatacggtattttgcgaaaattttagtattttacaaaaatactttaataaagTGGAAGAAACATACAAAacttcgctttgtttgatacccatattgcaaattataaaaatttgtgtattttcgaaaaaatatgttattttgtgaaaaattttgtgTGCATATTTATACTTTAAAACtatactacattttcaaaaaaaaaaacaatcttagtgaaagcattgaaaatttaacatgatatggtttAATTAATCgatttagaaagattttaaaaatgagttaggccgttgcaaataattttcaaagcttaatttttctttaaccattatcgttatcgtcagacgataatattatcgacgataatctaatcgattaacaaccttgattgGTATGATGTAATTAAGGGTTATGATTTAAATCTCAAGCATATGGTTTGGTTATGAAGAATTAACACTGCACCTTTTTGACTCTCAAGGttaactttaaattattttttattttttacacagAAAATGCAGGGacgaagtttcattgaaataaaaaaaaatctgattctctaaaaaaatgcgaaataccatactctaatttttttttaaatctctatTAAGTAACCGCATTTAACAAACTTCACCGCTTCGCAAAGCTCCACGACGAATTTCGTCCATGATCCTTCACCTCGACTCCAGCCTGCTTCAGCTCATCCCGCATCTTGTCACACACGGCAAACAATCGACGATCTTTGCTCTCGATCGCTTGACCTCTAACAGAATTCCTAATCTGTACCACACTGTCGATGATTTGGCCAGTGATGTCGGAATCTTTCGAGTTGCTTCCTGAGCTACTACTCTCGCTAAACGATTCCAGTCCAAATAGGCTCAGCTTATCCCGGATGTAGTTTGTGACGGCTTGAACTGTTCCGGACTCGGAAGCTTGCACCGCTTCCGGGTGTTTTTGGTTGATCGATTTGTGGACGACCGAGGCGAGATCTCCAAGGGAAGTTATCGCGCTGGCAGTGTTGAAATCGTTCCGCAGGAAGTCGTCAATTTTCAGATCTATTTCTTGCAGGGTCTTCTGCAGATCTCCAGAATCTATAACGGTAGCAGGTTTTACACCGCCCACGTAAGCCTTCGAATCATCGAAGAACGAGTGGAACTTTCGCAGTACGTTCGTGGCCACCGTCATGGATTGATCGCCGAACTCGATCGCGCTTCGGTAGTGCGACAGCAGACACAGCATCCGGAACTCGTCCGCCGACGAGCGTTCCAGCAGCTCACCAATGCTGATTGTATTCTTCAGCGATTTGGACATCTTGGCCGTTTGACCTTCCAAATGCAACTGCCCGGTATGAACCCAGTGCTGCACCCAATCCGGAACTCCGTGGTAGCAACAGCTTTGCGCTTCTTCATTTTCGTGGTGCGGAAATCGGAGGTCCAATCCGCCGGCGTGGAAGTCCAATCGTTTACCGAAGATCTGCGTCGCCAGCGTTGAACACTCAATGTGCCACCCAGGCCGACCCGGACCAAACGGAGACTCCCAGGAAGGTTCCCCCGGCTTCGCCGCCTTCCAGAGGGCAAAATCTGCCGCACTCTTCTTACCCTCGCTAACAGATTCCTCCACCGTCGGAATGTTCTGCAACTTCCCGTACTGAGAATACCTCGAAGTCTCAAAGTACACCGAATCATCACTCGATTTGTACGCAAACCCCTCCCGAATCAACGCCTCAACGAAGCCCACAATCGCCGGAATGTGATCGGTCACTCGCAACCGGATGTCCGGCAGCCGCACGTTCAACCGCTGCAGGTCACCCCAAAACTCCTGCTCGTAACATCGGGAAATGTCCTGCCAGGACCGACCATCCTCACCAGCTCGCTTGATGATCTTGTCGTCTATGTCCGTAATGTTCATGGCACTCACCAGCCGCAACCGGAAATGGTCCCGCAAAATCCGCTGAAGAATGTCCAGCCGGACGTAGCAGCTGGCGTGGCCAATGTGGGCCGAATCGTACACGGTGGGCCCACACGTGTAGAACGATGTGAAGGAGCATGGGTCACTGGCGAGTTGGAGTGGGACTTTGGCGCGCTCCTTGCACGAGTAAATGCGGATTTGTTGGGGTGACTCGCGAAGGCGCGATTGTGAGCAGAACTGCCGGATGTGGCGCAGGGTTGGCAGCATGGTCTGTGAAGGGGTGAGAAAGTTGAGTTTATTAAAAGTCGTTGAATGAGATATGTTGTGTAAATAGTATATAATAGTcattatttaaataatatttagaaatatttataaatgtCGAACTCATTCGAAAAATGGACTTCTAAATTAGATCTCCTAGACCGAATACGTATCAATAGGGCGGAATTTCGTGGATTTTGCGGAAATCTCAATTGGGTATTAAAGCCCCATGTTAATTTGTATGTACAACGgtgaaaaacacgattaaaaaccatttctaatcactttttttattttaacgcaaaaaaaaaaaattattgacaagacaacattttttcaatggatcaacaatggtccccttgaaacgagctgtcaagtaggaccttttctgtcaagaatggccatgaagattatttttaaaaattaatttaaaataccatttttatccATTGCggttgtacaaagggtcattgtactcagaaaaataagctttatcgttgtgaacaataatatcacaaatttaaccCTTTACGACTTAACCttgcctttagacgggcttcgatcgaaaaaatcgccaaaaatcaattttccaaccgatttttgatttttaaaaaaacattggaaagaagaacttataaaatttaagaaaatttcagggttggatttttaacttgttttatttgactttgtcaatgtttttaaaaatttcatatttttaggggtcaactttggctgtgtttttttaaacatttcctatattttcagtaaaaagaagtatgcagtaatttttgtagtgtcccagactatgcctctacgcattttttgcaatttaaataatgatggttccattctatagcagaaaatgtgaaaaacatgcaaaaaattgaaaaattgactgtaaaaacgtgacaaaatttgataggcaaaatgtaattatatttggTGGTACAATAGgcaaaatactaccaaaaacaaacataaactaaacaagataaatgcaaattaaaatactaaaaataaaacaagaaaaacataaaacaagagaagtaaaatttttggtagaacaaaagttgctcaaaatgacctcgtgaacacgggaaaaataaatattttcgaaaaaaaatttgggcagtagagggttaagcttCAATTGAGGacaaaattgggtcctaaaatcaagcttaaatttgtgatacattgttcacaacgataaagcttatttttctgagttaaaatgaaaaaaagtgatcagaaatggtttttaatcatgtttttaccgttgtacataaacattgacatagggctttagtacccaattggtgATATTATAATTCACAATACAAAATTTTATGTgatcatatttttgaatttgaaaaacacatatttttccagaaaaaaatcattacttcgGTACCTGGTTGTGCACCATCTGAAACCATtgtataaaaaagatttttttcaatcccctaaaataaagaaaatcttgaaaacataAATATGTAGGGACATTTTTCTGAACAGTAAGtactaagggaccatccataaacgacAAGGTTTGgctatttgtatggaaattgtcctcGATGGGGGGGttgatatttccaaaaaagtgtccacgtagtttgtgGATCGtccctaatcataacctacaactttatcgaagacaccaaatcgatcagaaaatttcttcctaaagtacagatttttgaataatcacGTTTTATAATaccaattttgtaaatattaccAAGCCTCTaatttgtatgaagacttgttcGGAAAAACTAACTATTTTTTGCCAGAATAAGGAATACACATTTTACTCACAATTCTCATTATTGTATAACTTGAGTAAACGCACTGAATTCTTAtcacaaaacaaacttttaatcaGTTATTGCAACAATGCATCTTCAGCTAAAAATTTCAATCACTGATTCTTTCAGTCAAGAAGTAAACACAAAACATCTGCTTTTGACGGCGAGAACTGTCAGAATAAGTTCCCCAAAGAGAcgtacaaaaacaaacatagaaAAAGTGACACTTCGTACAACGCAAAAGTCACAACAAATTGTGCAACAAAATCTGCAACCGGTCAGCAACCAAGATCATTCTTCTGTTTACGAAAGAATTTATTCCCAAATTTAGTTTGTATTTTGTGCAACGCAGTTTGTTGTGAAACCGAGCCGAAGATGATGCGCTACGAGGGAACCCAGCAGCTGGCGGACGAAACGGCTTGTGCCCGGGTGCGGGCCGATCTCAAAATGTGCCTGCTGCAGAGCGATTGCTGCAAGAAGGTAACATTCAGAATCACGCTGTGTAGATTAGATTTGGGGGgtttacatgaaattttatCTGTTTCAGGAGAACAAACTTCCCCGGGAGTGTCTGAGCCGAACAGACGGGTCGGTTCCGGACGAGTGTCACGCCCTGCGGAACACATTCTTCGAGTGCAAGCGGTCGCTGGTGAGTTTTGGGATTTAGAGTGAATTTGTGGGAATTTGCGATCTTACGTTGAACTTTAAATCTACCTAGCTGGATAATCGGCAACGTTTCCGAGGACGAAAGGGATACTGAAAAGAGGACCAGGAAGCAAAATGATTCTGGAATCGACTGTTACTTGGTATCTTATTTACAGTACTTGTAAGAGGtaggatttgttttgtttagatTAACATTAAATATAACAAGAGTATGAAAAAACAGTATCCATATTTATCAAATGACGTCCTTTCTCCTTGAAGAACttaagatttcttttttttacgctTTTTGGCAGATTGACTTTTCTGCCAAATTAAAATTTCTGCCGAAAACATTTTCTGCCTTGAATTTTTACAGCCTTTTAACCCTTCTGCCTTTTAAATTTCTTCAGATTGATCATTTTTTCTGCCTTTTGCAATTCTGCCGCATAACTTTTTCTGCCATTCAGTTTTCTGCCGTTTGGCATTAAGTCGATCCATTTTCTGCCGACCCACCCATTTGTTTCACGGAATTGTATGGCATTCTATCAAGCAACGTGTTCGGAATGTTTCCaagaattaaaacaattttttttggcatAAACACAATCTTTATTCCCTGTTCAATTCCAGCTGCCATCCGACAGCGATCGCTTCCCCGTGGAAATCTGCTCCACAATGTCTCCCAAGCTGTCCTGCTTCCCCAAAACCATGCCGTGATTCGACCCACTACCGTCCTCACTCACGTCCAGATCGCTCAGCGATCCGAGCGATCCCAAATCCAGCGAATCCTTCTTCGCTGCCACCTCCTTCTCACCAGAGAAGTTCTTCCTCGCAAACTCCAGCAGCTCTTTGGTGCTGTCCAGATCAGGAGCTGCCTTGTCGTTCCCTTCGGCAACTTCGATCTCAACGATGCTGGACAAATCGTCCAGACTTTTGTCGCCTGGCGTGGTTGGATCTTTGTCTACGTTGTAGGTACCCTGTTTGTCCGCTGCTGGCGCAGCGACTCCACTGGATGACGAGGTCGACTTCGAGTACGTCTTGCTCATCTGGTCTAGCTTCTGAAGGTTCTCCTCGATGCTTCGCTTTAGGTTGAGCGTGTCTTTTGCCAGCAGGTCACTCAGCTTGGGGTCCACAGGTTGGACTTCTTTCGGTATTACTGGTTCGATTGAGGTGTTCACCGCCACGTCAACCACGTCTTTGGCAGTTTCCAGCACCACGTTGCAGACCTTCGGTCTCCTCAAGTACTTGTGCGGATCAAAGTTGCGGAAGGGATTCTTGAACTGAGCCGGATCTGGGAAGCTTTCCCGGTGTGGGGCGTCACGTTCGTGCACGATCGGAACCTCCACCGAGACGTCTCCCTTCGTCGCCATCAGCTCGCGCTGGTTCAGCTCAAGCTTCTCGTCGTTGTACCGCTGCCAAATCTCGATCTTCTCGTCATTCAGCTTCCGCTTGTCCTCGCGCTGCTTGTGCAGATACTGCTGAAACGAGCGGTTTATCTTGTCGCTTTCACCCTCCAACCGATCGATCGTCGCCTTTGCGTTCCTGATTATGGCTTGTGTTTCATCCTCAAACGTTGACAAGAGTTGGCGCTCGACATCTTGCAGCACTAACAGCTTCTTCTCCTTGGTTTCCGCCGATTTGAGCGACTGGAAGTACGCGCTTTGTCGCTGTTCATGCTTCTGCAGATCACCTCGTAGCGATACCAGCTTTTCGTCTACGTTCCGCTCGTGCTGATACAGTTGATTCAGCTTCTCGTCGATTTTCTTCATAAAGTGCACGCTCTCCTCTCCGTCACTACTCTTTGTGATTGTCAGCTTTGGTGATCGTTCCCGCGGCACCGACAACTCCCTGACACGATCGCTTAGGTACGATTCGAGCTTCCGCTTGTATTCCAGCTCGGCTTCGTGCAGCTTCTTCTCACAAGCGGCTTCGATCAGTGCCTTTTCCTTACCCATCAGCTTCACGATCTGCTTTTGCAGCTTCGCCACGTACTTTTTACCGTGCTCTGTCGTCTTGAGTTCGTTTAGAAAGTCCGTGTAGGATTTCTTCTGCTCTTCTTGCTCCGGTTTGACTACCTTCTCCGGTACTTCCTGCTTCTCATCTTTGGTCTGCTCTTCCACTTGTGCTTGCAGCTTCACGATCAGATCCTCGAACGTCTTCGAGCATGTCTCCAGCCTTCCAACGAACTTTTCCACATTCTCCGTGCAAACACGTAGCGATGTCGTTTCTTCTTCACGATTTCCCACGTTATTCCCATTGTTCCGCTGTGTTTCCTCCAACCTTTCAATACCCTTCCCCACAACGCGAACCCTCACCAGCAACTTCTCCACGTTCCTGTGCAGCCGCTCCACCTCCAACCCGTCCAGCATACCCTTCGTCTTCTCGCGATCACACTCCTCCTTCTTGTACCCCCTGATCCTCTCCTCACAACCCCTCACCGAAGCCAGCATTGACTTGAAGATGATGTACAGCAGTGATTTGCCTGCTTCCTTACCCTTCGACTCGTACTTCTCCACCAGCCCCGCGTGATGGTCGATTCCGAGCGCCTCGAAGATTTCGCGCAGCTCGACGCGATCCAACCGGAAATGGGCGGATTTGGTAAAGTCGGGCAGCGTGTTCTTGAACGGGACCTCGTTGCTGAACACCGACAGGGTGTAGTGGCAGTTTTGAACGTACAGGAACTCGGCGACGAGCGTGTTCAGGACGAGGACCAGTGGCGATAGGACGATTCCGTGGTGCGTCTGGAGCTTCAGGTTGATCTTGCGACCTTCGGGATTAGACGGCGTTAAGCTTATTATAATctgataaataaatttaaaaccctACCCAAAGCAGTCCGACTAATCTGATCAATCAGGTCCTTCTTCATCTGCAGCTGCAGGTTCGCGTGGATTCCCTGCTCCTCGATCCAGTGTTTAATCTGGTCGCGAAACTCTGCGTTCGTTATGCCGTCCAGGTCGCAAAAGTCCTTCCCGTTGTCCATGTTGGCAGTTTCGAACACAATTTAActtataaaattaaactttttgaaagcaGTCTTTTTAAATCATGACTATCCTAAcgttaagcatgtttacaaccTACGCAATGCATTCACTGTGCTTAATTTGTTTGCGCGTAAGCAACTGCAATCGTTGCCATGGAAACAGGACATCGCGCAAAAAGGAATCACACGCGAGGGAAAAGGAGTGCGGGTTGCGTGCAAGGTTGAATGCAAGATAATTCAAATTCGAATCGGAAGTCGAGCAGTTCTTTTTACTTTTgataattaaatacaataaacaacatttttatttgaagctttttggttttttttttgtaatacccCTTAGACTATCTGCAGCGCGGAGTTGCGAGCAGTTTCAAACATTTAgaactagaaaaaaataaaactatagatcgcaacgcgctgatctaaatgttgtttcaaataaatgtttttgaatgttCGTATGATTATGTTCGAAAAAGAAAATTGTAGAGAATTTTGTCGCCGGGACcagtggtgtaggggtaagcgtggttgtctctcacccagtcggcttgggttcgatcccagacggtcctggtggtatttttcgagacaagatttgtctgaccacgccttccgtcggacggggaagtaaatgttggccccggtctaacctagagggttaggtcgttagctcagtccaggtgtaggagtcgtctctctgggttctgcctcggtggagtcgctggtaggaaGTTGGaccaacaatccaaaggtcgtcagtttgaatcccgggtggatggaagcttaggtgtaaaaagaggtttgcaattgtctcaactatcaagccttcggacacctaagTTCGAGTAGGAAtatcgcaatcgagaacgccaaagcaatactgtagagtgaataatttgttttttttttttaaagaattttgtcagcttttcaaacatattttttcaaagctggACGTGGATAgactactttaaaaaataaaataaaaaaacaaattttctgacCATTTTTTTCTACCTGATGTCTTTAATTAACACGgttaatttaatcaaaaaaatcacaaaaattacatccaaaaatgatttttggaattttttgtcGAAACCAAATcactaaagtttaaaaatttcaaaaacgaaaATCAGTCAAAGGGGATAATGTTTGCCAAAAccgattttttgcttttttccgaATAGTCCTCAACATAACCTACAATTTACACCAGGAGCGCCCAACCTTTTGAGTTTTCCGAAACGAACCACCAGGGCcggacatttttttataattatttctgATGAGGAAATATAAAAGTAGACTAGTTCTGAAAGCAGTGTTGAAGGAAGGATGCCTTaatccttttaaaaaatgtaattgtatgttttttttcaggTACCTAAGGGTTCTTAAGACTGTCACATAAAAAGACACAAACTTTGTTA
Protein-coding sequences here:
- the LOC6042951 gene encoding probable cysteine--tRNA ligase, mitochondrial; protein product: MRITMLPTLRHIRQFCSQSRLRESPQQIRIYSCKERAKVPLQLASDPCSFTSFYTCGPTVYDSAHIGHASCYVRLDILQRILRDHFRLRLVSAMNITDIDDKIIKRAGEDGRSWQDISRCYEQEFWGDLQRLNVRLPDIRLRVTDHIPAIVGFVEALIREGFAYKSSDDSVYFETSRYSQYGKLQNIPTVEESVSEGKKSAADFALWKAAKPGEPSWESPFGPGRPGWHIECSTLATQIFGKRLDFHAGGLDLRFPHHENEEAQSCCYHGVPDWVQHWVHTGQLHLEGQTAKMSKSLKNTISIGELLERSSADEFRMLCLLSHYRSAIEFGDQSMTVATNVLRKFHSFFDDSKAYVGGVKPATVIDSGDLQKTLQEIDLKIDDFLRNDFNTASAITSLGDLASVVHKSINQKHPEAVQASESGTVQAVTNYIRDKLSLFGLESFSESSSSGSNSKDSDITGQIIDSVVQIRNSVRGQAIESKDRRLFAVCDKMRDELKQAGVEVKDHGRNSSWSFAKR
- the LOC6042950 gene encoding cytochrome c oxidase assembly factor 5; this encodes MMRYEGTQQLADETACARVRADLKMCLLQSDCCKKENKLPRECLSRTDGSVPDECHALRNTFFECKRSLLDNRQRFRGRKGY
- the LOC6042949 gene encoding uncharacterized protein LOC6042949 — protein: MDNGKDFCDLDGITNAEFRDQIKHWIEEQGIHANLQLQMKKDLIDQISRTALGRKINLKLQTHHGIVLSPLVLVLNTLVAEFLYVQNCHYTLSVFSNEVPFKNTLPDFTKSAHFRLDRVELREIFEALGIDHHAGLVEKYESKGKEAGKSLLYIIFKSMLASVRGCEERIRGYKKEECDREKTKGMLDGLEVERLHRNVEKLLVRVRVVGKGIERLEETQRNNGNNVGNREEETTSLRVCTENVEKFVGRLETCSKTFEDLIVKLQAQVEEQTKDEKQEVPEKVVKPEQEEQKKSYTDFLNELKTTEHGKKYVAKLQKQIVKLMGKEKALIEAACEKKLHEAELEYKRKLESYLSDRVRELSVPRERSPKLTITKSSDGEESVHFMKKIDEKLNQLYQHERNVDEKLVSLRGDLQKHEQRQSAYFQSLKSAETKEKKLLVLQDVERQLLSTFEDETQAIIRNAKATIDRLEGESDKINRSFQQYLHKQREDKRKLNDEKIEIWQRYNDEKLELNQRELMATKGDVSVEVPIVHERDAPHRESFPDPAQFKNPFRNFDPHKYLRRPKVCNVVLETAKDVVDVAVNTSIEPVIPKEVQPVDPKLSDLLAKDTLNLKRSIEENLQKLDQMSKTYSKSTSSSSGVAAPAADKQGTYNVDKDPTTPGDKSLDDLSSIVEIEVAEGNDKAAPDLDSTKELLEFARKNFSGEKEVAAKKDSLDLGSLGSLSDLDVSEDGSGSNHGMVLGKQDSLGDIVEQISTGKRSLSDGSWN